The sequence below is a genomic window from Merismopedia glauca CCAP 1448/3.
GAAACCAATTTCCGTGAAGAAACCGAAACCGATTTATTTGGCGAACAAGCGGTTCTTTGTGGTGGTTTGAGTGCCTTAATTAAGGCTGGTTTTGAAACCTTAGTTGAAGCTGGTTATCAACCAGAACTAGCCTATTTTGAATGCTTGCACGAAGTTAAATTGATCGTCGATTTGATCGTTGAAGGCGGTTTAGCTAAGATGCGCGATAGCATTTCTAATACTGCTGAATATGGCGATTATACTCGCGGTCCTCGGATTGTCAACGACGAAACTCGCGCCGAAATGCGTAAGGTATTAGAAGAAATTCAATCTGGTCAATTTGCGCGGGAATTCGTGTTAGAAAATCAATCTGGTAAGGCTGGTTTTACAGCTATGCGTCGTCGCGAAGCCGAACACAAAATTGAAGAAGTCGGGGAAGATTTGCGGGCTATGTTTAGCTGGTTGAAGAAGGGTTAATATTTCGGTTTGCTCTCAACTTTTAGCAGCATGAATTTCTATTTTCGTGCTGCTAAAAATTTAATGTGTTTCGTTTCAATCCCTCATAGGGATTTCTATTAGTTTCAACTTCTCAGGATAAGCTGTTTGGGGAGTTCCGTAATGTTTCAATCCCTCATAGGGATTTCTATTAGTTTCAACTTGAAGTACTGAACGCTGCTAAGTTTGTGGTATATCAGGTTTCAATCCCTCATAGGGATTTCTATTAGTTTCAACACTGTCTTGAGACGTTGCCACATCAATTAATAGCTTTAGTTTCAATCCCTCATAGGGATTTCTATTAGTTTCAACCCTTTCCAAACAACTGAACCACACCGAAGCGATGATCCCGTTTCAATCCCTCATAGGGATTTCTATTAGTTTCAACCCAAACCTACGCAGTTGATGAGTACTGCCTACCTCCGGTGTTTCAATCCCTCATAGGGATTTCTATTAGTTTCAACCTGATCGCACACAATGAGATCAAGATCCCTAGCCATGTCGTTTCAATCCCTCATAGGGATTTCTATTAGTTTCAACTCAAAGATGCTGCCCATCTGTCAGGTGTCAATGAGAGGTTTCAATCCCTCATAGGGATTTCTATTAGTTTCAACCTAAGTAAAGGTACTCGCATCACCACATTACAACACAAGTTTCAATCCCTCATAGGGATTTCTATTAGTTTCAACTGGAACGAGGTTTGAATTTTCCTTGGGATTTTGCACGTTTCAATCCCTCATAGGGATTTCTATTAGTTTCAACGCCCTTTTTCTGCCTAAGTGGGGATCTAAACGATTCGTTTCAATCCCTCATAGGGATTTCTATTAGTTTCAACTTTATTATCTCTCTTTCAGCCACAGGGAATAATGAGGTTTCAATCCCTCATAGGGATTTCTATTAGTTTCAACTTATCCTGGTACATCGAGGATTTCTTATGATTAATGTTTCAATCCCTCATAGGGATTTCTATTAGTTTCAACGCCAGGTGTTAATTTTTAGTCACAAACTAACTGTGTTTCAATCCCTCATAGGGATTTCTATTAGTTTCAACAGTATGCGTAGAATGCCATCAATTACCCTACTAATGGTTTCAATCCCTCATAGGGATTTCTATTAGTTTCAACGGCGCTGCTGAAAACGTAGTTAGTATATGGTTTTCAAGGTTCAATTGCGCTACTGAGATCTAAAATAGCACTTTGAGGCTGTGGCGTGCAAGGAAGTACAACGGGGAAAAGAGCTAAAACGTATGCAGGGAAAGCGATAGAAGAATTGCGCGGCTGATTTGTGGGCTAGATTGGGCTTAAAGGTAGAAGCAGAGAGAGTTTCAGCCTGTCAAAATTCCTTGGCAGTTTTAACACCCACCCAGTCGCGGAGTCAAGCGAAAAAGATGCTATCGTCTCGTACCAATTCACCACCGATGCGTTCAATTTTCTTTTGACAGCAAGCACACAAAGAATAAAAGCGAATGCTATCTTCTTCGGGTTTGATGAGTTTACTGAGACGCGATCGCAATTTAGCATATTCTGTTTCTGTCAAGTCGCATTCAAATACCGAATATTGCATCCATTGTCCATATGATTGCAGGATATTATATATTTTGGTACGCCGTTTGTCTTCAGAAATATCGTAGGTCACCACAAAAAACATAGACTTAACTCAAAACTAAAGGTGGATATTTATCTATTTCTTGCATCAAGTATTTAGCTAGTAATCTAGCTTGAATTTCAAAGGCTTCTCTGTAGGTACATTTTGTTTGTAAAACTGGATGTTTGAAAGTAGATTGTTTTTTCTGTTCGTAGTGTGTCAAAAAAGTTCTTAATCCATCTTTAGTCAAATAAACAGCATTGCTAATAGGTTCGCTCACAAAATCATTAGAACACAAAAAGTTGCGGTTGATTAAAGTTAAAACTACGGCATCAGCAACTATGGGGCGAAACTCTTCCATTAAATCTAATGCTAAAGATGGTCTACCATATCTTGCTGTATGTAAGTATCCCAAATATGGATCGAAACCCACAATATTGAGGGCACTTTGAATCTCATTACGGAGTAAACTGTAACCCAAACTAAGCAATGAATTAACTGGATCTGTTGGGGGACGACGGCGACGAGTATCAAAGGCAAATGTAGGGTTTTTAATTAATTTATCAAAGCAACCAAAATAGGCTTTACTTCCAATCCCTTCATAACCTCTTAGTCCGTTGATATCTTCTGTGGTTTCTAAAGAGTTAATCGCGTGTTTAATTTGGTCTATATTCGAGTTTAAATCTAATTCTGAATATTCTCGCGATCGCTTTTGTAAAAGATTGCGATAGTTTTTTAATTTCCCCCTAATAAAACCTTTAACTACATGAGTTTTAAACTCTATATTACTAGCAGCTTGCCACTGTGCTTGACGCACAAAAATGTTTTTTCCTAATTCGGGTTCTAGTCTCCCTAAATATTTGCCACCTTGGGTTAAATAACTTAAGGGAATTTTACGGGTTAATAGTTCAGAAATCAAAGCAGGTGTGACACTACATCTACCAATGACTACTAATCCATCGGTTTTAATTAGAGGTACATCTAAAATGCTTTTTTTGTCAGCTTTAACTACCAATCTCTCATCAACTTTGGTAATAAAACTATCTTCAGTCGTGATGTAAATTGTTCCCATGTTTGATAATTATAATAGTAAATGTTTAAGCAACTTCTTGGTAGGTTTGCATCTTTTTATTAGCTTGAGGCAAACATTGAGAATATAAACTACAACCACGACATTTTTGGCTATAAACTGGTGGAGGAGCAATACCTGTTTGCAGCAAGTTTGTGACTAGATTTAGAGTGGCGATCGCCTGTTTTCTCAAATCTTCATTAATTTCAACTAATTGTCTTTGATTAGATTGAGCATAATAGATATAACCAATCTTAATTTCTTTTCCCATCATCTCTTCTAAACATAAAGCTTGGGCGCAAACTTGCATTTCATCATTATTCCATTCACCTTTATTACCTCGCTTATATTCAATTGGATAAACCTCACCCGATTCAACTTCA
It includes:
- the cas2 gene encoding CRISPR-associated endonuclease Cas2; protein product: MFFVVTYDISEDKRRTKIYNILQSYGQWMQYSVFECDLTETEYAKLRSRLSKLIKPEEDSIRFYSLCACCQKKIERIGGELVRDDSIFFA
- the cas1d gene encoding type I-D CRISPR-associated endonuclease Cas1d, which translates into the protein MGTIYITTEDSFITKVDERLVVKADKKSILDVPLIKTDGLVVIGRCSVTPALISELLTRKIPLSYLTQGGKYLGRLEPELGKNIFVRQAQWQAASNIEFKTHVVKGFIRGKLKNYRNLLQKRSREYSELDLNSNIDQIKHAINSLETTEDINGLRGYEGIGSKAYFGCFDKLIKNPTFAFDTRRRRPPTDPVNSLLSLGYSLLRNEIQSALNIVGFDPYLGYLHTARYGRPSLALDLMEEFRPIVADAVVLTLINRNFLCSNDFVSEPISNAVYLTKDGLRTFLTHYEQKKQSTFKHPVLQTKCTYREAFEIQARLLAKYLMQEIDKYPPLVLS
- the cas4 gene encoding CRISPR-associated protein Cas4 → MNDIDYIPIAALNHYSFCPHRCWRMFCAAEFVDNQYTVDGTSLHERVHTLSQNDRGEVWQVRAIYLKSEKYNLIGKSDLVEVESGEVYPIEYKRGNKGEWNNDEMQVCAQALCLEEMMGKEIKIGYIYYAQSNQRQLVEINEDLRKQAIATLNLVTNLLQTGIAPPPVYSQKCRGCSLYSQCLPQANKKMQTYQEVA